One Papaver somniferum cultivar HN1 chromosome 10, ASM357369v1, whole genome shotgun sequence genomic window carries:
- the LOC113318860 gene encoding uncharacterized protein LOC113318860 isoform X3, with protein sequence MEGNPLSVENQSSEMQEIKYEWAVEFCRFFHYPKSLSSTSTNLKPKRRKISRGTWISSSSLVSLKLTYDPSNPEQILAVCLKDYVLEQHYVCNLNLVWLQVSESAQCLPMGSRVIFANYTDRHNQIQKFAMRFVAVSDAQAFMDFIKVQPSPLAIIEQKSFTDEMEIGNLETGLQPEISYPLEFGSSNEHPYCPGSLQSSVGVGTETVTTCNALAYLQDVKDMFQDRNGKYDEFLKVLQDFKAQRIDTTGVLALVKDLFKGHRNLILGFNTFLLKINEITLPLDTDESLPKKRVEQERLMDRMEISNSESELQTELSSLFQLVCSNGPCYRMDEVSLLNMRPAEASKKPLYATCSPKPAPVAADTSELPPDSTYLLEMPQVATYSPRISPVAVSPKLQPAISNNFEQTKCSQEQSLSQDFHYCRSFPISFTAQLTTCTAEAKQVQQLSAPEEIDIKSQVTKYLLDSSFHEMLIKVKEVVNKIGGDSEQEKQLSVPEEIDIKSQIMKYMSDASFHEMLTKVKEVIGEIGDVLAL encoded by the exons ATGGAAGGAAATCCGTTGTCAGTAGAAAATCAGAGTTCAGAAATGCAAGAGATTAAGTATGAATGGGCTGTTGAGTTTTGTCGGTTCTTCCATTACCCAAAATCTTTATCATCAACTTCaacaaatctaaaacctaaacgtAGAAAAATTAGTCGTGGAACTTGGATCTCTTCATCTTCACTTGTTTCTTTAAAACTCACATACGATCCTTCAAATCCTGAACAAATCCTCGCCGTTTGTCTTAAAGATTATGTTCTT GAACAACACTATGTGTGCAATTTGAATCTTGTATGGCTACAGGTGTCAGAGAGCGCTCAATGCCTTCCCATGGGAAGTAGAGTTATTTTTGCAAATTACACAGACAGACATAATCAG ATTCAGAAGTTTGCCATGCGATTTGTGGCAGTAAGTGATGCTCAAGCGTTCATGGATTTCATAAAAGTGCAACCATCACCACTTGCAATTATAGAACAG AAGAGTTTTACCGATGAGATGGAGATTGGAAATTTGGAAACTGGTTTACAGCCAGAAATCTCATATCCATTAGAGTTTGGCTCTTCAAATGAACATCCTTATTG CCCCGGATCACTTCAGAGTTCTGTTGGAGTAGGAACAGAAACAGTAACAACCTGCAATGCATTAGCCTATCTCCAGGATGTAAAGGACATGTTTCAGGATAGGAACGGTAAATACGACGAGTTCCTTAAAGTCTTGCAAGATTTCAAGGCTCAAAG GATTGACACAACAGGAGTTTTAGCTTTGGTGAAGGATTTGTTCAAAGGACATAGAAACCTTATTTTGGGCTTCAATACCTTCTTACTTAAAATTAATGAGATAACCCTCCCACTCGACACAGACGAGTCTCTTCCGAAGAAGCGTGTAGAACAG GAGAGGTTGATGGATAGGATGGAGATTAGCAATTCAGAGTCAGAATTACAGACAGAACtctcatctttgtttcagttagTCTGTTCAAATGGACCTTGTTACAG AATGGATGAAGTGAGCCTTCTGAATATGCGTCCTGCCGAGGCTTCTAAAAAGCCACTATATGCAACTTGTTCGCCGAAGCCGGCACCAGTTGCTGCAGACACTTCTGAGCTGCCACCAGATTCCACTTATTTACTGGAGATGCCACAAGTTGCAACTTATAGTCCTAGGATTTCACCAGTTGCTGTTTCTCCTAAGCTGCAACCTGCTATAAGTAACAACTTTGAGCAAACCAAATGCTCCCAAGAACAATCACTTAGTCAAGACTTTCACTACTGTAGATCCTTTCCCATCAGCTTCACCGCACAATTGACCACTTGTACTGCTGAGGCCAAACAAG TACAACAACTATCTGCTCCCGAGGAAATTGATATCAAGTCTCAAGTCACG AAATACCTGTTAGATTCTTCTTTCCATG AGATGTTGATAAAAGTAAAGGAAGTTGTCAACAAAATAGGAGGTGATTCTGAACAAG AGAAACAACTATCAGTTCCTGAGGAAATTGATATCAAGTCTCAAATCATG aaataTATGTCCGATGCTTCTTTCCATG AgatgttgacaaaagtaaaggaaGTTATCGGGGAAATTGGGGATGTTTTGGCGTTGTAA
- the LOC113318860 gene encoding uncharacterized protein LOC113318860 isoform X1, with translation MEGNPLSVENQSSEMQEIKYEWAVEFCRFFHYPKSLSSTSTNLKPKRRKISRGTWISSSSLVSLKLTYDPSNPEQILAVCLKDYVLEQHYVCNLNLVWLQVSESAQCLPMGSRVIFANYTDRHNQIQKFAMRFVAVSDAQAFMDFIKVQPSPLAIIEQYVQFSCQKSFTDEMEIGNLETGLQPEISYPLEFGSSNEHPYCPGSLQSSVGVGTETVTTCNALAYLQDVKDMFQDRNGKYDEFLKVLQDFKAQRIDTTGVLALVKDLFKGHRNLILGFNTFLLKINEITLPLDTDESLPKKRVEQERLMDRMEISNSESELQTELSSLFQLVCSNGPCYRMDEVSLLNMRPAEASKKPLYATCSPKPAPVAADTSELPPDSTYLLEMPQVATYSPRISPVAVSPKLQPAISNNFEQTKCSQEQSLSQDFHYCRSFPISFTAQLTTCTAEAKQVQQLSAPEEIDIKSQVTKYLLDSSFHEMLIKVKEVVNKIGGDSEQEKQLSVPEEIDIKSQIMKYMSDASFHEMLTKVKEVIGEIGDVLAL, from the exons ATGGAAGGAAATCCGTTGTCAGTAGAAAATCAGAGTTCAGAAATGCAAGAGATTAAGTATGAATGGGCTGTTGAGTTTTGTCGGTTCTTCCATTACCCAAAATCTTTATCATCAACTTCaacaaatctaaaacctaaacgtAGAAAAATTAGTCGTGGAACTTGGATCTCTTCATCTTCACTTGTTTCTTTAAAACTCACATACGATCCTTCAAATCCTGAACAAATCCTCGCCGTTTGTCTTAAAGATTATGTTCTT GAACAACACTATGTGTGCAATTTGAATCTTGTATGGCTACAGGTGTCAGAGAGCGCTCAATGCCTTCCCATGGGAAGTAGAGTTATTTTTGCAAATTACACAGACAGACATAATCAG ATTCAGAAGTTTGCCATGCGATTTGTGGCAGTAAGTGATGCTCAAGCGTTCATGGATTTCATAAAAGTGCAACCATCACCACTTGCAATTATAGAACAG TATGTTCAGTTCTCTTGTCAGAAGAGTTTTACCGATGAGATGGAGATTGGAAATTTGGAAACTGGTTTACAGCCAGAAATCTCATATCCATTAGAGTTTGGCTCTTCAAATGAACATCCTTATTG CCCCGGATCACTTCAGAGTTCTGTTGGAGTAGGAACAGAAACAGTAACAACCTGCAATGCATTAGCCTATCTCCAGGATGTAAAGGACATGTTTCAGGATAGGAACGGTAAATACGACGAGTTCCTTAAAGTCTTGCAAGATTTCAAGGCTCAAAG GATTGACACAACAGGAGTTTTAGCTTTGGTGAAGGATTTGTTCAAAGGACATAGAAACCTTATTTTGGGCTTCAATACCTTCTTACTTAAAATTAATGAGATAACCCTCCCACTCGACACAGACGAGTCTCTTCCGAAGAAGCGTGTAGAACAG GAGAGGTTGATGGATAGGATGGAGATTAGCAATTCAGAGTCAGAATTACAGACAGAACtctcatctttgtttcagttagTCTGTTCAAATGGACCTTGTTACAG AATGGATGAAGTGAGCCTTCTGAATATGCGTCCTGCCGAGGCTTCTAAAAAGCCACTATATGCAACTTGTTCGCCGAAGCCGGCACCAGTTGCTGCAGACACTTCTGAGCTGCCACCAGATTCCACTTATTTACTGGAGATGCCACAAGTTGCAACTTATAGTCCTAGGATTTCACCAGTTGCTGTTTCTCCTAAGCTGCAACCTGCTATAAGTAACAACTTTGAGCAAACCAAATGCTCCCAAGAACAATCACTTAGTCAAGACTTTCACTACTGTAGATCCTTTCCCATCAGCTTCACCGCACAATTGACCACTTGTACTGCTGAGGCCAAACAAG TACAACAACTATCTGCTCCCGAGGAAATTGATATCAAGTCTCAAGTCACG AAATACCTGTTAGATTCTTCTTTCCATG AGATGTTGATAAAAGTAAAGGAAGTTGTCAACAAAATAGGAGGTGATTCTGAACAAG AGAAACAACTATCAGTTCCTGAGGAAATTGATATCAAGTCTCAAATCATG aaataTATGTCCGATGCTTCTTTCCATG AgatgttgacaaaagtaaaggaaGTTATCGGGGAAATTGGGGATGTTTTGGCGTTGTAA
- the LOC113318860 gene encoding uncharacterized protein LOC113318860 isoform X4: protein MEGNPLSVENQSSEMQEIKYEWAVEFCRFFHYPKSLSSTSTNLKPKRRKISRGTWISSSSLVSLKLTYDPSNPEQILAVCLKDYVLEQHYVCNLNLVWLQVSESAQCLPMGSRVIFANYTDRHNQIQKFAMRFVAVSDAQAFMDFIKVQPSPLAIIEQSFTDEMEIGNLETGLQPEISYPLEFGSSNEHPYCPGSLQSSVGVGTETVTTCNALAYLQDVKDMFQDRNGKYDEFLKVLQDFKAQRIDTTGVLALVKDLFKGHRNLILGFNTFLLKINEITLPLDTDESLPKKRVEQERLMDRMEISNSESELQTELSSLFQLVCSNGPCYRMDEVSLLNMRPAEASKKPLYATCSPKPAPVAADTSELPPDSTYLLEMPQVATYSPRISPVAVSPKLQPAISNNFEQTKCSQEQSLSQDFHYCRSFPISFTAQLTTCTAEAKQVQQLSAPEEIDIKSQVTKYLLDSSFHEMLIKVKEVVNKIGGDSEQEKQLSVPEEIDIKSQIMKYMSDASFHEMLTKVKEVIGEIGDVLAL from the exons ATGGAAGGAAATCCGTTGTCAGTAGAAAATCAGAGTTCAGAAATGCAAGAGATTAAGTATGAATGGGCTGTTGAGTTTTGTCGGTTCTTCCATTACCCAAAATCTTTATCATCAACTTCaacaaatctaaaacctaaacgtAGAAAAATTAGTCGTGGAACTTGGATCTCTTCATCTTCACTTGTTTCTTTAAAACTCACATACGATCCTTCAAATCCTGAACAAATCCTCGCCGTTTGTCTTAAAGATTATGTTCTT GAACAACACTATGTGTGCAATTTGAATCTTGTATGGCTACAGGTGTCAGAGAGCGCTCAATGCCTTCCCATGGGAAGTAGAGTTATTTTTGCAAATTACACAGACAGACATAATCAG ATTCAGAAGTTTGCCATGCGATTTGTGGCAGTAAGTGATGCTCAAGCGTTCATGGATTTCATAAAAGTGCAACCATCACCACTTGCAATTATAGAACAG AGTTTTACCGATGAGATGGAGATTGGAAATTTGGAAACTGGTTTACAGCCAGAAATCTCATATCCATTAGAGTTTGGCTCTTCAAATGAACATCCTTATTG CCCCGGATCACTTCAGAGTTCTGTTGGAGTAGGAACAGAAACAGTAACAACCTGCAATGCATTAGCCTATCTCCAGGATGTAAAGGACATGTTTCAGGATAGGAACGGTAAATACGACGAGTTCCTTAAAGTCTTGCAAGATTTCAAGGCTCAAAG GATTGACACAACAGGAGTTTTAGCTTTGGTGAAGGATTTGTTCAAAGGACATAGAAACCTTATTTTGGGCTTCAATACCTTCTTACTTAAAATTAATGAGATAACCCTCCCACTCGACACAGACGAGTCTCTTCCGAAGAAGCGTGTAGAACAG GAGAGGTTGATGGATAGGATGGAGATTAGCAATTCAGAGTCAGAATTACAGACAGAACtctcatctttgtttcagttagTCTGTTCAAATGGACCTTGTTACAG AATGGATGAAGTGAGCCTTCTGAATATGCGTCCTGCCGAGGCTTCTAAAAAGCCACTATATGCAACTTGTTCGCCGAAGCCGGCACCAGTTGCTGCAGACACTTCTGAGCTGCCACCAGATTCCACTTATTTACTGGAGATGCCACAAGTTGCAACTTATAGTCCTAGGATTTCACCAGTTGCTGTTTCTCCTAAGCTGCAACCTGCTATAAGTAACAACTTTGAGCAAACCAAATGCTCCCAAGAACAATCACTTAGTCAAGACTTTCACTACTGTAGATCCTTTCCCATCAGCTTCACCGCACAATTGACCACTTGTACTGCTGAGGCCAAACAAG TACAACAACTATCTGCTCCCGAGGAAATTGATATCAAGTCTCAAGTCACG AAATACCTGTTAGATTCTTCTTTCCATG AGATGTTGATAAAAGTAAAGGAAGTTGTCAACAAAATAGGAGGTGATTCTGAACAAG AGAAACAACTATCAGTTCCTGAGGAAATTGATATCAAGTCTCAAATCATG aaataTATGTCCGATGCTTCTTTCCATG AgatgttgacaaaagtaaaggaaGTTATCGGGGAAATTGGGGATGTTTTGGCGTTGTAA
- the LOC113318860 gene encoding uncharacterized protein LOC113318860 isoform X2, with protein sequence MEGNPLSVENQSSEMQEIKYEWAVEFCRFFHYPKSLSSTSTNLKPKRRKISRGTWISSSSLVSLKLTYDPSNPEQILAVCLKDYVLEQHYVCNLNLVWLQVSESAQCLPMGSRVIFANYTDRHNQIQKFAMRFVAVSDAQAFMDFIKVQPSPLAIIEQFSCQKSFTDEMEIGNLETGLQPEISYPLEFGSSNEHPYCPGSLQSSVGVGTETVTTCNALAYLQDVKDMFQDRNGKYDEFLKVLQDFKAQRIDTTGVLALVKDLFKGHRNLILGFNTFLLKINEITLPLDTDESLPKKRVEQERLMDRMEISNSESELQTELSSLFQLVCSNGPCYRMDEVSLLNMRPAEASKKPLYATCSPKPAPVAADTSELPPDSTYLLEMPQVATYSPRISPVAVSPKLQPAISNNFEQTKCSQEQSLSQDFHYCRSFPISFTAQLTTCTAEAKQVQQLSAPEEIDIKSQVTKYLLDSSFHEMLIKVKEVVNKIGGDSEQEKQLSVPEEIDIKSQIMKYMSDASFHEMLTKVKEVIGEIGDVLAL encoded by the exons ATGGAAGGAAATCCGTTGTCAGTAGAAAATCAGAGTTCAGAAATGCAAGAGATTAAGTATGAATGGGCTGTTGAGTTTTGTCGGTTCTTCCATTACCCAAAATCTTTATCATCAACTTCaacaaatctaaaacctaaacgtAGAAAAATTAGTCGTGGAACTTGGATCTCTTCATCTTCACTTGTTTCTTTAAAACTCACATACGATCCTTCAAATCCTGAACAAATCCTCGCCGTTTGTCTTAAAGATTATGTTCTT GAACAACACTATGTGTGCAATTTGAATCTTGTATGGCTACAGGTGTCAGAGAGCGCTCAATGCCTTCCCATGGGAAGTAGAGTTATTTTTGCAAATTACACAGACAGACATAATCAG ATTCAGAAGTTTGCCATGCGATTTGTGGCAGTAAGTGATGCTCAAGCGTTCATGGATTTCATAAAAGTGCAACCATCACCACTTGCAATTATAGAACAG TTCTCTTGTCAGAAGAGTTTTACCGATGAGATGGAGATTGGAAATTTGGAAACTGGTTTACAGCCAGAAATCTCATATCCATTAGAGTTTGGCTCTTCAAATGAACATCCTTATTG CCCCGGATCACTTCAGAGTTCTGTTGGAGTAGGAACAGAAACAGTAACAACCTGCAATGCATTAGCCTATCTCCAGGATGTAAAGGACATGTTTCAGGATAGGAACGGTAAATACGACGAGTTCCTTAAAGTCTTGCAAGATTTCAAGGCTCAAAG GATTGACACAACAGGAGTTTTAGCTTTGGTGAAGGATTTGTTCAAAGGACATAGAAACCTTATTTTGGGCTTCAATACCTTCTTACTTAAAATTAATGAGATAACCCTCCCACTCGACACAGACGAGTCTCTTCCGAAGAAGCGTGTAGAACAG GAGAGGTTGATGGATAGGATGGAGATTAGCAATTCAGAGTCAGAATTACAGACAGAACtctcatctttgtttcagttagTCTGTTCAAATGGACCTTGTTACAG AATGGATGAAGTGAGCCTTCTGAATATGCGTCCTGCCGAGGCTTCTAAAAAGCCACTATATGCAACTTGTTCGCCGAAGCCGGCACCAGTTGCTGCAGACACTTCTGAGCTGCCACCAGATTCCACTTATTTACTGGAGATGCCACAAGTTGCAACTTATAGTCCTAGGATTTCACCAGTTGCTGTTTCTCCTAAGCTGCAACCTGCTATAAGTAACAACTTTGAGCAAACCAAATGCTCCCAAGAACAATCACTTAGTCAAGACTTTCACTACTGTAGATCCTTTCCCATCAGCTTCACCGCACAATTGACCACTTGTACTGCTGAGGCCAAACAAG TACAACAACTATCTGCTCCCGAGGAAATTGATATCAAGTCTCAAGTCACG AAATACCTGTTAGATTCTTCTTTCCATG AGATGTTGATAAAAGTAAAGGAAGTTGTCAACAAAATAGGAGGTGATTCTGAACAAG AGAAACAACTATCAGTTCCTGAGGAAATTGATATCAAGTCTCAAATCATG aaataTATGTCCGATGCTTCTTTCCATG AgatgttgacaaaagtaaaggaaGTTATCGGGGAAATTGGGGATGTTTTGGCGTTGTAA